A part of Halobaculum sp. MBLA0143 genomic DNA contains:
- a CDS encoding DUF63 family protein produces MATVTDRVDTDFSATTLWVASAAAVTAVLGVGSLLAPETFYDGFLWHYFWGPVQADAQSAVCAVRPGSTVQYLYSSAECAAAAEPVAYPGYTVVSEVGYAVTLVFALSGVVLLLRRLEIAEDPRFFYAMVPFFFLGGALRVVEDADNASEADVLPELVKSLLISPIIYFTLFFLTLTIVAGAVVAVRRGLLPAVGDGEGYETPILVAGSAVLAGTLGYLLLFGLSPDSPGTVYPQVIATILIVAVVSTVATWYGTRELLPSIHGGTGAAGVVVVFAHALDGAANVIGLDYMVALGAGPNLVPKHPVNQFVVDVAGAAWPFLLVKLAAAVFVLSVLDEPLFEESPRYAVLLLIAVTAVGLGPGTRDMLRATIGV; encoded by the coding sequence ATGGCTACGGTCACGGACCGCGTCGACACGGACTTCTCGGCGACGACGCTGTGGGTCGCGAGCGCCGCCGCCGTCACGGCCGTCCTCGGCGTCGGCAGTCTGCTCGCTCCGGAGACGTTCTACGACGGCTTCCTCTGGCACTACTTCTGGGGGCCGGTCCAGGCGGACGCTCAGTCTGCCGTCTGTGCCGTCCGGCCCGGCAGCACCGTCCAGTACCTCTACAGCTCGGCGGAGTGTGCGGCCGCCGCCGAGCCGGTGGCGTACCCCGGCTACACTGTCGTGAGCGAGGTCGGCTACGCCGTCACCCTCGTGTTCGCGCTGTCGGGGGTCGTCCTCCTGCTCCGCCGGCTGGAGATCGCCGAGGACCCACGGTTCTTCTACGCGATGGTGCCGTTCTTCTTCCTCGGCGGGGCGCTCCGGGTCGTCGAGGACGCCGACAACGCCTCCGAGGCGGACGTGCTTCCGGAGCTCGTGAAGTCGTTGCTCATCAGCCCGATCATCTACTTCACGTTGTTCTTCCTCACGCTGACGATCGTCGCCGGCGCCGTCGTCGCGGTCCGGCGCGGGCTGCTCCCCGCCGTCGGCGACGGTGAGGGGTACGAGACGCCGATCCTCGTCGCCGGCAGCGCCGTCCTCGCGGGCACGCTGGGGTACCTCCTCCTGTTCGGGCTCTCGCCCGACAGCCCCGGCACGGTCTACCCCCAGGTGATCGCCACGATCCTGATCGTCGCCGTCGTGTCGACGGTCGCCACCTGGTACGGCACACGAGAACTACTGCCGTCGATCCACGGGGGCACCGGCGCCGCCGGCGTGGTCGTCGTGTTCGCCCACGCGTTGGACGGCGCCGCGAACGTGATCGGGCTGGACTACATGGTCGCGCTCGGCGCCGGCCCGAACCTCGTCCCGAAACACCCCGTCAACCAGTTCGTCGTCGACGTCGCCGGCGCCGCCTGGCCGTTCCTCCTCGTCAAGCTCGCGGCCGCCGTGTTCGTCCTCTCCGTGCTGGACGAGCCGTTGTTCGAGGAGTCACCCCGCTACGCCGTGTTGCTGCTGATCGCCGTGACCGCCGTCGGGCTCGGGCCCGGGACGCGGGACATGCTGCGGGCGACGATCGGGGTGTGA